One window of the Bradyrhizobium sp. NP1 genome contains the following:
- the cobA gene encoding uroporphyrinogen-III C-methyltransferase, which yields MSGFVSFVSAGPGDPELLTLKAAARLGAADVVLYDDLASGAILDHAKAGANLVSVGKRAGRLSPKQEHVSRLLIDYAAAGAKVVRLKSGDAGIFGRLEEELEALRAAGIAYEIIPGVTTACAAAAASKIPLTRRHTSRRVQFVTGADVTGELPANLNWTALADPEATTVVYMGKRTFPALAARLTACGMAPDTPALLAESIGHHDQRLVRTTIAALAEQLGRDEVAATAVILYGAVAHGE from the coding sequence ATGAGCGGCTTCGTCTCCTTTGTCTCGGCCGGCCCCGGCGATCCGGAACTGCTGACGCTGAAAGCGGCGGCGCGGCTTGGTGCTGCCGATGTCGTGCTCTATGACGATCTTGCCTCGGGCGCGATCCTCGATCACGCGAAGGCCGGCGCCAATCTCGTTTCGGTCGGCAAGCGGGCCGGCCGCCTTTCGCCCAAGCAGGAGCATGTCAGCCGGCTCCTGATCGACTACGCGGCGGCGGGTGCAAAGGTGGTGCGGCTGAAGTCGGGCGATGCCGGGATCTTCGGTCGGCTCGAGGAGGAGCTCGAGGCGCTGCGCGCGGCCGGCATTGCTTACGAGATCATCCCCGGTGTCACCACCGCCTGCGCGGCTGCCGCGGCCTCCAAAATTCCGCTCACGCGCCGTCATACCTCGCGCCGTGTCCAGTTCGTCACCGGCGCCGATGTGACCGGGGAGTTGCCCGCCAATCTCAACTGGACCGCGCTTGCGGATCCCGAGGCGACCACCGTGGTCTATATGGGCAAGCGGACCTTTCCGGCGCTTGCGGCCAGGCTGACCGCGTGCGGCATGGCGCCCGACACGCCGGCGCTGCTTGCCGAATCCATCGGCCATCACGACCAGCGCCTTGTCCGTACCACGATCGCAGCGCTCGCCGAGCAACTCGGCAGGGACGAAGTCGCTGCAACCGCCGTGATCCTCTATGGCGCGGTGGCTCACGGCGAATGA